The Methanomethylovorans hollandica DSM 15978 genome includes a region encoding these proteins:
- the nrdD gene encoding anaerobic ribonucleoside-triphosphate reductase, with amino-acid sequence MHNTFLYCFVYFCFSPHFSICYKGYTSRGVSEIYPLCSSPVTDPVSRVTGYYSHVNQWNPGKKAEYAKRHRYRMHC; translated from the coding sequence CTGCACAATACATTTTTATATTGTTTTGTTTATTTCTGTTTCTCCCCTCATTTTTCCATATGTTATAAGGGGTATACTTCCAGAGGTGTAAGTGAAATATACCCGCTATGCTCAAGTCCGGTAACTGATCCTGTATCCAGGGTAACCGGCTATTACAGTCATGTGAACCAATGGAATCCCGGAAAAAAAGCAGAGTATGCTAAGAGGCACAGGTATAGGATGCATTGCTAG
- a CDS encoding prenyltransferase/squalene oxidase repeat-containing protein, giving the protein MDPRISKALDWIDIQQPDSTKEISRVVWARGAWKLPSRHTARLVWLKGNPPWGGNVRETARVISSLFHMGLIFPDAGQWLLSQKKEGSWDRNVYDTTYSLIALADMGIHDPEGCRWLFDNYGPEWEHPGTTALVIMALVKQGATQDEYRDLIDGRARWLLEKRGPDGGWKNIATSNIVMQSLLMIGLREELKVSIDWLMQAQNSEGFWGIGEDSIVASSLSLITLALWHL; this is encoded by the coding sequence ATGGACCCCAGGATATCAAAGGCACTTGATTGGATCGATATACAACAACCTGATTCCACCAAGGAGATCTCCCGCGTGGTCTGGGCTCGCGGCGCATGGAAACTTCCCAGCCGGCATACTGCTCGCCTTGTCTGGCTCAAAGGCAATCCACCCTGGGGAGGGAATGTAAGAGAAACTGCAAGAGTGATCTCTTCTCTTTTTCATATGGGTCTGATCTTCCCGGATGCGGGGCAATGGCTTCTTTCACAAAAAAAAGAAGGCTCCTGGGACCGTAACGTGTACGATACCACATATTCCCTCATAGCCCTTGCAGATATGGGTATTCATGATCCGGAAGGTTGCAGATGGTTATTTGATAACTATGGGCCTGAATGGGAACATCCTGGAACCACTGCGCTGGTGATCATGGCTTTGGTAAAACAGGGTGCTACCCAGGATGAATATCGTGACCTTATAGATGGAAGAGCACGCTGGTTGCTTGAAAAACGCGGACCTGATGGTGGATGGAAGAACATAGCAACCAGCAATATAGTGATGCAGTCACTTTTAATGATAGGTTTGAGGGAAGAGCTTAAAGTTTCTATTGACTGGCTTATGCAAGCACAGAACTCTGAAGGTTTCTGGGGTATAGGAGAAGATAGCATTGTTGCAAGTTCTCTTTCATTGATCACGCTTGCATTATGGCATTTATAG
- a CDS encoding ATP-binding protein has translation MRIAVASGKGGTGKTTVSLNLALSLGNVQLLDCDVEEPNCNLFLDHKLEKVGDVEIQVPFISKEKCDLCMKCVDVCRFNALVKLPKNLMFFPKLCHGCGACSIICPQGAIYEEARSIGTIERSVSKNCGTELYQGLLNIGEPMASPIIHALKTHIDDTRTVIIDSPPGTACPVISAITGADYCVLVAEPTPFGLHDLSLAVELVKEMCIPYGVVINRCDIGDERVERYCSENNIPVLMKIPNEMKIAELYSKGIPFVLQMPHWKEKFLYMFRQLQALIGRC, from the coding sequence ATGAGAATAGCAGTAGCAAGTGGCAAAGGAGGTACTGGTAAGACCACAGTGTCCCTTAACCTTGCATTATCCCTTGGAAATGTTCAGCTCCTCGACTGTGATGTAGAAGAGCCGAACTGCAATCTGTTCCTGGACCATAAACTTGAAAAAGTAGGAGATGTGGAGATCCAGGTACCTTTTATTTCAAAAGAAAAGTGTGATCTGTGTATGAAATGTGTAGATGTCTGCCGTTTCAACGCACTTGTTAAACTGCCTAAAAACCTCATGTTCTTTCCCAAATTATGCCATGGCTGTGGAGCATGTTCCATTATATGCCCACAGGGTGCTATATATGAGGAAGCAAGATCCATCGGGACCATTGAAAGGTCCGTTTCAAAAAATTGCGGCACAGAGCTATATCAAGGTCTATTGAATATCGGCGAGCCTATGGCCTCTCCTATAATCCATGCACTTAAAACACATATTGATGATACAAGGACCGTGATCATAGACTCTCCGCCAGGTACTGCATGCCCGGTCATTTCTGCCATAACCGGGGCAGATTACTGTGTGCTTGTCGCTGAGCCCACACCTTTTGGATTACATGACCTGTCACTCGCAGTGGAACTGGTAAAAGAAATGTGTATCCCATATGGAGTGGTGATCAACAGATGTGACATAGGCGATGAAAGAGTGGAAAGATATTGTTCTGAGAACAACATTCCGGTGCTTATGAAGATACCAAATGAAATGAAAATAGCTGAACTGTACTCTAAGGGTATTCCTTTCGTGCTGCAAATGCCACACTGGAAAGAAAAGTTCCTTTATATGTTCAGACAACTCCAAGCGCTGATAGGAAGGTGTTGA
- a CDS encoding MBL fold metallo-hydrolase, whose translation MKLTVIYDNEAKKGLNSGWGFSCLIETAGHNILFDTGWDGHVLLANMAKLGFSPEDVNILVLSHQHWDHIGGVPTFLNMQSDVDIFIPASFSSNLKREISTRRKQGGTYLSFSEVDVSMNPRLYEIKEPQEICKGIYTTGELGKEIKEQSLILYSSKGLYVITGCAHPGLPAILDAASSYGNVVGIVGGLHDSQEYGLFKGMHLIGAGHCTAHKEEIRMKYPDAFVDVFAGYSVEF comes from the coding sequence ATGAAGCTTACGGTAATTTATGATAATGAAGCAAAGAAAGGTTTGAATAGCGGGTGGGGTTTTTCTTGCTTAATTGAAACTGCAGGGCATAATATTCTTTTTGACACTGGTTGGGATGGCCATGTTCTTCTGGCAAATATGGCAAAACTTGGTTTTTCTCCTGAAGATGTTAACATTCTGGTGCTATCTCATCAGCACTGGGATCACATTGGCGGTGTGCCAACTTTCCTCAATATGCAGTCAGATGTGGACATCTTTATACCGGCAAGTTTTTCATCCAATCTGAAAAGAGAGATCTCTACAAGGAGAAAACAGGGGGGTACTTATCTCTCTTTTTCGGAGGTGGATGTTTCCATGAATCCGAGGTTGTATGAGATAAAAGAACCTCAGGAGATATGTAAAGGAATCTACACGACTGGCGAGCTTGGAAAAGAAATAAAAGAACAATCTTTGATACTGTATTCCAGTAAAGGACTGTATGTTATAACTGGTTGCGCCCACCCTGGGCTTCCTGCAATATTGGATGCGGCTTCTTCTTATGGTAATGTAGTTGGTATCGTGGGTGGTCTGCACGACAGCCAGGAATATGGTCTATTCAAAGGCATGCATTTGATAGGTGCGGGTCATTGTACAGCTCATAAAGAAGAGATCAGGATGAAATATCCGGATGCTTTTGTCGATGTTTTTGCAGGATATTCTGTGGAGTTTTGA
- a CDS encoding Mrp/NBP35 family ATP-binding protein: MDKKVQKTQDLLQKPQESKLVANMRAIKNKIMVMSGKGGVGKSTVAANLAAQLARKGFKVGLLDGDIHGPSIPKMFGIEDKRPEVDEKGIVPVSVTDNLKVMSIALLIEDKDSPVIWRGPAKMAAIKQFLEDVSWGKLDYLIVDLPPGTGDEPLSIAQLIEKIDGAVVVTTPQDMALVSVRKSITFAHMLKVPVIGIVENMSVIICPHCDERIDLFSKGGVEKAAKDFDVPVLGALPMDPKLAEIEDSGKVHTLDADSTEWSREFTKIVDSVVGFKKQV, encoded by the coding sequence ATGGACAAGAAAGTTCAGAAAACGCAGGATCTGCTCCAGAAACCACAGGAATCAAAATTAGTTGCCAATATGAGGGCTATTAAGAACAAGATAATGGTAATGAGTGGAAAAGGTGGGGTCGGCAAAAGTACTGTTGCAGCCAATCTTGCTGCCCAGCTTGCCCGAAAAGGATTCAAAGTTGGTCTCCTTGACGGTGACATTCACGGACCAAGCATTCCCAAGATGTTCGGGATAGAGGACAAAAGACCTGAAGTGGACGAGAAAGGCATTGTTCCAGTATCAGTGACAGATAACCTCAAAGTTATGTCCATTGCCTTACTAATTGAGGACAAGGATTCTCCAGTGATATGGAGAGGACCGGCCAAGATGGCAGCTATCAAACAGTTCCTGGAAGATGTTTCATGGGGAAAGCTTGATTACCTGATCGTTGACCTGCCACCGGGAACCGGTGATGAGCCCCTCAGCATTGCTCAGCTCATTGAAAAGATCGATGGTGCTGTGGTCGTCACTACACCTCAGGACATGGCACTGGTAAGTGTACGCAAGTCTATTACCTTCGCCCATATGCTAAAGGTTCCTGTGATCGGCATAGTGGAGAATATGAGTGTGATCATCTGCCCTCATTGTGATGAGAGAATAGATCTTTTCAGTAAAGGTGGAGTTGAAAAGGCAGCCAAGGACTTTGATGTGCCGGTGCTTGGCGCTTTGCCCATGGATCCAAAGCTCGCTGAGATCGAGGATAGCGGAAAGGTGCATACTCTGGATGCCGATTCCACTGAGTGGTCAAGGGAATTCACAAAGATAGTAGATTCTGTTGTTGGATTTAAAAAACAGGTGTAA
- a CDS encoding hydantoinase/oxoprolinase family protein, which produces MHYGLGIDTGGTYTDAVLLRGSDGMIVDSKKAFTTYPDLQIGISSVLDALDQELLSQVNLVSVSTTLSTNSLLEGTGTPVGLILIGQHPVDKEFPTTDFIVVPGGHGPSGEEEVPLDSEVIREFGIGTKDKVSAYAISAFFGTRNPDHELRAKSLIQKITGKPVVCGHELSQELGAYERAVTAVLNAQLIPVTHHFVSAVMADIRKRGIDARMLMLKCDGSVYNLEDALEKPIETIFSGPAASLLGASYLAKLDTCAAIDVGGTSTDVSAIYHGVPEISASGSMVGGWKTRVRAMKMETSATGGDSHVWITDGKVKIGPRRVIPLCVAAIKYPGLLQKLNLMRLLPRKSLDENYQPTKFFVRTGYASNGLNNEEAEMLQHIGSDPISIHELYKYMHAMPSGKIIDSLIKKRLVQAIGFTPTDALHVRGEYTAWNLDASHMGAELLSRHNGSKKYEFCTHVKEHVARNMAYSQMAFLLPERSRPLVDDLLSGLYPAKFSLKLPIVLLGGPVKAYSEEMSALLDAEIIVPEHADVGNAVGALAGKGVKKVEVLIMPVSIEKPAEDFLIFYPGGREHVVDYREAFERARQIGLDMVLEYENRCGVSKEETQTNISVKNISPENWPYPPLETRITVVGIGNPMMIIKK; this is translated from the coding sequence TTGCACTATGGTCTTGGTATTGATACCGGTGGAACGTACACCGATGCTGTCCTTTTAAGAGGATCAGACGGTATGATCGTAGATTCTAAAAAAGCGTTTACCACATATCCTGACCTCCAGATCGGCATAAGTTCGGTTCTGGATGCCCTTGACCAGGAACTGCTTAGCCAGGTCAACCTCGTGTCAGTCTCTACCACTCTTTCCACTAATTCGTTACTTGAAGGCACAGGAACCCCGGTGGGACTTATACTCATTGGGCAGCACCCTGTGGATAAGGAATTCCCCACTACGGATTTCATTGTGGTTCCTGGCGGCCATGGTCCAAGCGGTGAGGAGGAAGTGCCCTTAGATAGTGAAGTTATCAGGGAGTTTGGCATCGGGACAAAGGACAAAGTGTCAGCATATGCTATCTCAGCCTTCTTTGGTACAAGGAACCCCGACCATGAACTGCGGGCAAAATCCCTGATCCAGAAGATAACTGGTAAACCTGTCGTATGTGGTCACGAACTTTCCCAGGAACTAGGAGCCTATGAAAGGGCAGTGACTGCTGTGCTTAATGCTCAATTGATACCTGTTACGCATCATTTCGTCAGCGCTGTGATGGCAGATATCAGGAAAAGAGGTATAGATGCCAGGATGCTGATGCTGAAATGTGACGGTTCTGTGTACAATCTGGAGGATGCTCTGGAAAAGCCTATTGAGACCATTTTTTCCGGCCCTGCTGCAAGTCTTCTCGGAGCATCGTATCTTGCAAAACTGGACACATGTGCAGCTATAGATGTGGGAGGAACCAGTACCGATGTATCTGCCATATACCACGGAGTACCGGAAATAAGCGCTTCGGGTTCTATGGTGGGTGGGTGGAAAACAAGAGTAAGAGCTATGAAGATGGAAACTTCAGCCACTGGTGGAGACAGCCATGTATGGATAACTGATGGAAAAGTGAAGATAGGCCCCAGACGTGTTATTCCCCTGTGTGTTGCTGCTATTAAGTATCCAGGTCTGTTGCAGAAACTTAATCTTATGAGGCTGCTGCCCCGTAAGTCACTGGATGAGAACTATCAGCCCACCAAATTCTTTGTACGGACCGGCTATGCTAGCAATGGGCTGAATAATGAGGAAGCTGAAATGCTTCAGCATATCGGAAGCGACCCTATCAGCATACATGAACTCTATAAATATATGCATGCCATGCCTTCCGGAAAGATAATTGATTCACTTATAAAGAAAAGACTGGTGCAAGCTATTGGTTTCACTCCTACGGATGCTTTGCACGTGAGAGGAGAATACACTGCCTGGAACCTGGATGCTTCCCACATGGGTGCTGAGCTCCTTTCCCGCCACAACGGCAGTAAGAAATATGAATTTTGCACCCATGTGAAAGAACATGTGGCAAGGAATATGGCATACAGTCAGATGGCTTTTCTTTTGCCTGAAAGGTCCAGACCCCTTGTGGATGACCTGCTGAGTGGTCTGTATCCGGCAAAGTTCAGCCTGAAATTGCCTATTGTATTATTGGGAGGACCTGTAAAAGCATATTCAGAGGAAATGTCTGCACTTTTAGATGCTGAAATTATTGTCCCGGAACATGCAGATGTGGGGAATGCAGTGGGAGCTCTTGCCGGAAAAGGCGTCAAGAAAGTTGAAGTGCTGATCATGCCAGTGTCCATAGAAAAACCTGCAGAGGATTTCCTTATCTTCTATCCGGGTGGAAGGGAACATGTTGTAGATTACAGAGAAGCCTTTGAGAGAGCAAGGCAGATCGGACTGGACATGGTGCTTGAATATGAAAATAGATGCGGGGTAAGCAAAGAAGAGACCCAGACTAATATTTCAGTGAAGAACATTTCTCCTGAGAACTGGCCTTATCCACCTCTGGAAACCAGGATTACCGTTGTGGGCATAGGCAATCCCATGATGATAATAAAGAAATAA
- a CDS encoding radical SAM protein translates to MKSRIIYGPILSRRLGRSLGIDVIKRKDSKKNCNFDCVYCQLGHVDNMVKAPENVTGAVTTKEVVEGIRSFHRNIENLDYITFSGTCEPTLNLSLGSMILGVKQITDQSVCVLTNSSLVDRDDVRSNLAEADLVIATLVSGNEDTFRAIHRPVEGIRLNNIIKGLQAMKDLEKCPRLGIEVMLVDSTNGYLVNSTDEEITKLIEVIKTIDPDEIEILTVSRPSAEKFIVPVAEIRLKEIAHRFGAELGRDRVKLVLKGLRRERSSMQHENLGEEVYDLILRRPCTCEQICASLGISSAQLTPILEKLISSDDIISIVSKNGRYYKAS, encoded by the coding sequence ATGAAATCAAGAATTATCTATGGTCCCATTCTTTCAAGAAGGCTTGGAAGGTCCTTGGGTATCGATGTGATCAAAAGAAAGGATTCAAAGAAGAATTGTAATTTTGATTGTGTCTATTGTCAGTTGGGACATGTAGATAATATGGTAAAAGCACCGGAAAATGTTACAGGAGCCGTCACCACCAAAGAAGTGGTGGAGGGGATCAGATCTTTTCACAGGAATATCGAAAACCTTGATTATATTACTTTTTCCGGTACATGCGAACCCACACTTAACCTTTCACTTGGATCAATGATACTAGGAGTAAAACAGATCACAGATCAATCTGTTTGTGTGCTAACAAATTCTTCTCTTGTGGACAGGGATGACGTGCGTTCCAATCTTGCTGAAGCAGATCTTGTAATAGCAACCCTTGTTTCTGGCAATGAAGATACGTTCAGAGCCATACACAGGCCTGTTGAAGGTATACGACTTAATAACATCATTAAAGGGTTGCAGGCAATGAAAGATCTGGAAAAATGTCCCAGACTTGGGATTGAGGTAATGCTTGTTGATTCAACCAATGGGTATCTGGTGAATAGTACGGATGAGGAGATTACCAAGCTTATAGAGGTCATTAAAACCATTGATCCGGACGAGATAGAGATACTAACTGTCAGCAGGCCATCTGCGGAGAAGTTCATTGTTCCGGTGGCAGAAATAAGATTAAAGGAGATAGCACACAGATTTGGTGCAGAGCTTGGAAGGGATAGAGTGAAACTGGTACTCAAAGGCCTGAGACGAGAAAGGTCAAGCATGCAGCACGAAAATTTGGGAGAAGAGGTTTATGACCTTATACTTAGAAGGCCTTGCACTTGCGAGCAAATATGTGCATCCCTTGGTATCTCAAGTGCACAACTGACTCCTATTCTGGAAAAACTGATCTCCTCTGACGATATAATAAGTATCGTATCCAAAAATGGAAGATATTATAAAGCATCTTGA
- a CDS encoding DUF134 domain-containing protein gives MKERGRPKCPRRVELTPEVIYFKPRGVPLRELEVVCIAIEELEALRLVDLEGLTQEEASLKMGISRRAFWEDLQSARRKVTFALTNGKAIEISGGDYVTVGEENKGCRRSA, from the coding sequence ATGAAAGAGCGAGGACGTCCTAAGTGCCCACGACGTGTGGAGCTTACTCCGGAAGTGATCTATTTTAAACCAAGAGGAGTGCCTCTACGTGAACTGGAGGTAGTTTGTATTGCAATAGAAGAACTTGAGGCTTTGCGTCTTGTGGATCTTGAAGGTCTTACACAGGAAGAGGCATCCCTTAAAATGGGGATATCAAGAAGAGCCTTCTGGGAAGATCTGCAAAGTGCCAGAAGAAAAGTTACTTTTGCTCTCACTAATGGGAAAGCTATCGAGATCTCAGGCGGGGATTATGTCACTGTCGGAGAGGAAAACAAAGGTTGCAGAAGGTCAGCATAA
- a CDS encoding NifB/NifX family molybdenum-iron cluster-binding protein, which yields MKICVPSMGETGLEDQVGQHFGKVLNYIMYDTETSEVSVIPNTSEHNGGVGLPPELMSQNGVSVMLCGGLGTKAVAMFEQYGIEVYVGAQGTIWDALKAWETGKLQKATMDNACTSHEHDDHNHSHDHHNHHSHDHGHQHH from the coding sequence ATGAAGATATGTGTACCATCTATGGGTGAAACTGGCCTGGAAGACCAGGTCGGACAGCATTTTGGAAAAGTTTTGAACTATATTATGTACGATACAGAAACCAGCGAAGTTTCAGTAATACCCAATACAAGTGAGCACAATGGCGGAGTAGGCCTGCCTCCTGAACTGATGTCCCAAAATGGAGTCAGTGTTATGCTTTGCGGAGGTCTTGGGACAAAAGCTGTTGCAATGTTTGAGCAATATGGAATAGAAGTATATGTGGGAGCGCAGGGCACTATCTGGGATGCTCTGAAAGCATGGGAAACAGGAAAATTACAAAAGGCAACCATGGACAACGCATGCACTTCTCATGAACACGACGACCACAATCATAGCCATGATCATCACAATCATCACAGTCATGATCACGGTCATCAGCACCACTAA
- a CDS encoding NifB/NifX family molybdenum-iron cluster-binding protein: MSKMKICVTTKDNGPEAKTDPHFGRCAYFMFLDTDTIQHEFVKNPYAAESQGAGVQAAQYIADQGADMLICGNPGPNAVSVMETAGIRIVKYPEMKATEAVQKFLETNDI; this comes from the coding sequence ATGAGCAAAATGAAGATATGCGTTACTACGAAGGACAATGGTCCTGAAGCGAAAACTGACCCACATTTTGGAAGATGTGCATATTTTATGTTCTTAGATACGGACACCATACAGCATGAATTTGTGAAGAATCCCTATGCTGCTGAATCCCAGGGTGCTGGCGTGCAGGCTGCACAGTATATTGCAGACCAGGGAGCAGACATGCTGATCTGCGGGAACCCTGGCCCAAATGCCGTATCAGTAATGGAAACTGCAGGCATAAGGATAGTGAAGTATCCCGAAATGAAAGCTACGGAAGCTGTACAAAAATTTCTTGAAACAAATGATATTTAA